One Prevotella intermedia ATCC 25611 = DSM 20706 DNA window includes the following coding sequences:
- a CDS encoding leucine-rich repeat domain-containing protein, with product MRKTLLFILMAFCAIASSFAQTPKDVLAFQFKTSIASSAMLYFEVNSPQEEFYVDWGDGYKKKYSAGNYAFPNPVYSTNHKEEVKIYGTGINAIKFDKAKLTELAILDGTELVSLDCSAGALKKLDLSEATKLMSLNASYNEIAEINLSKSRKLISLTLSNNKLTNLNLKGLSKVGVLECQFNELATLDLTDLAELKDLKAHDNKLTSLILPDNSSKMYACHIQHNQIPVSVINTIIAKLPNVTDVYMLDFEKSWKKKFKVEGNPSIETANLNEAIGKGWILEVEPSNVKARFVMKVDGEAGAVLSLKVAGVEDKLSVIVGDGEAKEYTVSKDITNLTPITVKTTAKDQFVVIEGDLLAINCKGNKLSTIDCASSGKLVMLDCSENQLGQLDLSGLKSAKYIYVLNNKITNLIVGELPLLEELNASFNGLNSINLTKLPALKALSVDNNSITNLSVEQNTKLEKLYCKKNKIQTLNVTMLPKLEELSAAHNRLGSIDLSKNIELEEINLKDNSLDKIDFTNNINLSEINVSENKLSSLNLSKCTKLKELYCNTNALTALDLSANKKLEVLSCGDNKLKTLNVEGFQELSSLAAMFNELTSVNVKNCPELEGISLNHNKLNSIDFTGCKDIRLVDIAINKFTVDNALKMIVSLPEASADNKGYVIYWDKETFPDDEEGNIYDIALSNKADLKNWVISNGENTPLGIDELTINGDSKTFLTIASDKVLINGEYTDAQIFSTSGQTIARLYGEKEFNVAQLAEGVYIIKVNANGKKTVVKFVVKR from the coding sequence ATGAGAAAGACTTTACTATTTATCTTGATGGCTTTCTGTGCCATCGCCTCATCGTTTGCGCAGACACCCAAGGACGTGTTGGCATTCCAGTTTAAAACCTCTATTGCTTCGAGCGCGATGCTCTACTTCGAAGTAAATTCTCCCCAAGAAGAATTTTATGTGGATTGGGGAGATGGCTATAAGAAGAAGTACAGTGCAGGAAATTATGCTTTCCCGAACCCTGTTTATAGCACCAACCATAAGGAAGAGGTCAAGATTTACGGTACGGGGATTAATGCAATTAAGTTTGATAAGGCAAAGCTGACGGAGCTTGCTATTCTTGATGGAACAGAACTTGTTTCTTTGGACTGCTCTGCTGGAGCATTGAAGAAGCTCGACCTTTCCGAAGCAACAAAGCTGATGAGTTTGAATGCTTCGTATAATGAGATTGCAGAAATCAATCTTTCAAAGTCCAGAAAACTAATTTCGTTGACTTTGTCAAATAACAAATTGACGAATCTTAACCTTAAAGGACTCTCTAAGGTTGGTGTTTTGGAGTGTCAGTTCAACGAACTTGCAACCCTTGACCTTACAGACCTTGCTGAGTTGAAGGACTTGAAAGCTCACGACAATAAGCTTACTTCTCTTATTCTTCCTGACAATTCCTCAAAGATGTATGCGTGCCATATTCAGCACAATCAGATTCCTGTATCTGTAATCAACACCATTATCGCGAAACTTCCGAATGTAACGGACGTATATATGTTGGATTTTGAAAAGTCTTGGAAGAAGAAATTCAAAGTAGAAGGTAATCCAAGTATAGAAACTGCCAACCTTAATGAAGCAATAGGAAAGGGTTGGATATTGGAGGTAGAGCCATCGAACGTGAAGGCACGCTTCGTTATGAAAGTTGACGGAGAAGCTGGTGCTGTACTATCTCTCAAAGTTGCTGGTGTAGAAGACAAGCTTTCTGTCATCGTTGGCGATGGAGAGGCAAAGGAATACACTGTATCTAAAGATATTACAAATCTTACTCCTATTACCGTAAAGACGACTGCCAAGGATCAGTTCGTAGTGATAGAGGGCGACCTTCTTGCTATCAACTGTAAGGGTAATAAGTTATCAACTATTGACTGCGCTTCTTCTGGCAAGTTGGTTATGCTCGACTGCTCGGAAAATCAACTCGGACAGTTAGACCTCTCAGGTCTTAAGAGTGCAAAATACATCTATGTCTTGAACAACAAGATTACGAATCTTATCGTTGGAGAACTTCCTCTCCTTGAAGAATTGAATGCTTCTTTCAATGGATTGAATTCGATTAACTTGACGAAACTCCCAGCACTTAAGGCTTTGTCTGTAGACAACAACAGCATTACCAATCTTTCAGTAGAACAGAATACGAAACTTGAGAAGCTTTATTGTAAGAAGAATAAGATTCAAACATTGAATGTTACAATGCTTCCTAAACTCGAGGAGCTCAGTGCTGCGCACAATAGATTGGGAAGCATCGACCTTTCAAAGAACATTGAACTTGAGGAGATAAACTTGAAAGACAACTCATTAGACAAGATAGATTTCACTAACAACATCAATCTATCGGAAATTAATGTCAGCGAAAATAAACTGTCATCACTCAATCTTTCCAAGTGCACGAAGTTGAAAGAACTATATTGCAACACGAATGCATTGACCGCTCTTGATTTATCAGCGAACAAGAAACTCGAAGTGTTGAGTTGTGGCGACAACAAACTTAAAACACTCAATGTTGAGGGATTCCAAGAACTCTCAAGTTTGGCTGCAATGTTCAATGAACTGACATCTGTAAACGTTAAGAACTGTCCAGAGTTGGAGGGTATTTCTCTTAATCATAACAAGCTGAACAGCATTGATTTCACAGGCTGTAAAGATATTCGCTTGGTAGATATTGCTATCAATAAATTCACAGTTGATAATGCGCTAAAGATGATAGTTTCTCTTCCCGAAGCCAGTGCAGATAATAAAGGATACGTTATCTATTGGGACAAGGAAACATTCCCAGATGATGAGGAAGGCAATATATACGATATTGCACTTAGCAATAAGGCTGATTTGAAGAATTGGGTCATTTCAAATGGTGAGAATACACCACTCGGTATTGATGAGCTTACTATTAATGGCGACTCTAAGACATTCTTGACGATTGCTTCTGATAAGGTGCTTATAAATGGCGAATATACAGATGCTCAAATCTTCTCAACAAGTGGTCAGACCATAGCAAGGCTTTATGGTGAGAAAGAATTTAATGTAGCACAGCTTGCAGAAGGCGTTTATATCATTAAGGTAAATGCCAATGGCAAGAAAACAGTTGTAAAGTTTGTCGTTAAACGATGA
- a CDS encoding OmpA family protein — translation MKKLLLSAVLFLLGMTASFAQVSLSTGPDYLNRHWQLSLRGGYDFGLTHNDSYRFLDFNGGPNFGLGIDHYWEWFGLGLDGDYIMNKPEIESGNLRKRFKEIETKYKNVERIFLGVGPSFRLPATILPPFMAELNLRAGMVSISGGESSLIAKGVPGAGNKVLYKAENIDSKTRLAMKAQLRFSYFFNEHVGLNLGGYYMHCFNVPYGDYVYDEQIVRAPRMAQGDNYGKKFGKTDMSSFGVFCGVIFRFNAKKAAPKPQVPVPAPKPVDFTLKGRVTICGTTEPAVGATVTVKSGKGKKLYELTTDSRGEYSVSLRADTRYSIYITMKECLPAEEFIIEKGQYDPVKTPLVTVDHCLTKPKLNEPIRLNNIHYDFDKATIRPDARPELNRLVAYLLDNPNIRVEMSSHTDSRGSDAYNLRLSQQRANSVKAYLVEHGIAPSRIVSVGYGETRLLNRCANGVPCSEEEHQLNRRTEMKVIE, via the coding sequence ATGAAAAAACTATTATTATCAGCAGTATTGTTCCTATTGGGAATGACTGCATCGTTTGCACAGGTGAGCCTAAGCACTGGGCCAGACTATCTTAACCGACATTGGCAACTTTCCTTGCGCGGAGGATACGACTTCGGTCTTACCCATAATGATTCATATCGTTTTCTTGATTTTAATGGCGGACCTAACTTTGGTCTTGGTATCGACCATTATTGGGAGTGGTTCGGTCTTGGCTTGGACGGTGATTATATTATGAACAAGCCCGAAATCGAATCAGGTAACCTACGTAAGAGATTTAAAGAAATTGAGACAAAGTACAAGAACGTAGAACGTATCTTCTTGGGTGTAGGTCCTTCGTTCCGTCTTCCTGCCACAATTCTTCCACCATTCATGGCAGAGTTAAACCTTCGTGCCGGTATGGTGAGTATCAGTGGCGGCGAGTCTTCATTGATAGCGAAAGGTGTTCCTGGGGCAGGGAACAAGGTTCTCTATAAAGCCGAAAACATAGACTCAAAGACTCGATTGGCAATGAAGGCACAGTTGCGTTTCTCATATTTCTTCAACGAACATGTGGGACTGAACCTTGGTGGATATTATATGCATTGCTTCAATGTTCCTTATGGCGATTATGTGTATGATGAACAAATCGTAAGAGCTCCTCGTATGGCACAAGGCGATAATTACGGCAAGAAGTTTGGCAAGACCGATATGTCTTCCTTTGGAGTGTTCTGTGGAGTTATATTCCGTTTCAATGCCAAGAAGGCTGCTCCCAAACCACAGGTGCCTGTACCTGCACCAAAGCCTGTAGATTTTACCCTAAAGGGACGTGTTACTATCTGTGGAACGACAGAACCCGCAGTAGGGGCTACGGTAACGGTGAAATCTGGCAAGGGAAAGAAACTGTATGAACTCACTACAGACAGCCGTGGAGAGTATTCTGTATCACTCAGAGCGGACACACGCTATAGCATCTACATTACGATGAAGGAATGTCTGCCAGCAGAGGAATTCATTATTGAAAAGGGACAATACGACCCTGTAAAGACGCCACTCGTAACTGTCGACCACTGTCTGACGAAGCCTAAGTTGAATGAGCCGATACGTCTCAACAACATACACTACGACTTCGACAAGGCTACGATACGTCCTGATGCACGTCCAGAGCTTAACCGCCTCGTTGCATACCTGCTTGACAATCCTAATATTCGCGTGGAGATGTCGTCACATACCGACTCACGCGGTTCCGACGCATACAACCTGCGTCTGTCGCAGCAGCGTGCAAACTCAGTGAAGGCATATCTTGTGGAACACGGCATTGCTCCATCACGCATTGTATCAGTAGGTTATGGCGAAACACGTCTACTCAACAGATGTGCCAACGGTGTGCCTTGCAGCGAAGAAGAGCACCAACTCAACCGCCGTACCGAGATGAAGGTGATTGAGTAA
- a CDS encoding tetratricopeptide repeat protein, translating to MNKPFPILLLLTVILCGCRHTPSETSNRLTEIDSLIRHNQIDSAFRIIDMVDAANLTSSADSADFFLQKTHLLYKLYKPIESTDMIDYSIEYYEKQKGNVEQLADAYFHKGAIVYDQGQVKEAIVCMKKAEYTAEKLTSDNLKLKIYENLFIMNEEAGERQLALGYAKKVLRIATTAKDKVQLARAYNNIAVAYNKLDKADSANIYIKKSMEMLHYIPRQEQIYILNNIGAQLIATNPQKAKATLLKAISIAPMGAAYDNLATIYVGEGDTAKANELWDKALKTNDMQVRTDVMNSRFNHQCATADYKGAIKTARQLIRTKDSLYTSWRENDIRSNQIAFDNIKAKQEYERKIETGIFAIILLSLSFVVVFFFLRYRTYKAKNALAIDQRRIKVFEGQIAEFEKQGQEKEKEIESLYRKKEILLDKHRKTLSEGHRLYTHIMEGQTTVLWRKKEFENFIEYYRLINMSFVDSLDSEYDTLSPKYQFFLVMEHLGKTDKDIMHIMGLADGSIRSIRSRINKRRTAY from the coding sequence ATGAACAAACCTTTCCCTATTTTACTATTACTTACGGTCATATTATGCGGTTGTCGGCATACTCCGTCAGAGACAAGCAACCGTCTGACTGAAATTGACTCGCTGATTCGACACAACCAAATCGACTCTGCTTTTAGAATAATAGATATGGTAGATGCTGCCAACTTGACGAGCAGTGCTGATTCTGCCGACTTTTTTCTTCAGAAAACACATCTTCTCTACAAGCTCTACAAGCCCATAGAGTCTACCGATATGATAGATTACAGCATCGAATACTACGAAAAACAGAAAGGCAATGTGGAGCAGTTGGCAGATGCTTATTTTCACAAAGGGGCAATTGTCTACGACCAAGGACAGGTGAAAGAAGCCATTGTCTGTATGAAGAAAGCCGAATATACTGCCGAAAAGCTGACTTCTGACAATCTTAAACTTAAAATCTACGAGAACCTTTTCATTATGAACGAAGAGGCAGGCGAACGGCAACTTGCCCTCGGATATGCCAAGAAAGTTCTCCGAATTGCCACGACGGCAAAGGACAAAGTGCAGCTTGCCCGTGCCTACAACAACATTGCAGTGGCTTACAACAAGTTGGACAAAGCCGACAGTGCCAACATTTATATAAAGAAAAGTATGGAAATGTTGCACTACATACCCCGACAAGAACAAATATACATACTCAACAACATCGGCGCACAGCTCATAGCCACCAATCCACAAAAGGCAAAGGCAACACTGCTGAAAGCAATTAGCATTGCGCCAATGGGGGCTGCATACGACAATCTTGCCACAATCTACGTCGGTGAGGGCGACACAGCCAAGGCAAACGAACTGTGGGACAAAGCGTTGAAGACGAACGACATGCAAGTAAGGACCGATGTGATGAACTCAAGGTTCAACCACCAATGTGCCACAGCCGACTATAAAGGAGCCATAAAAACGGCACGACAACTTATAAGAACGAAAGACAGCCTGTATACGAGTTGGAGAGAGAACGACATACGGAGCAACCAAATAGCTTTCGACAACATAAAGGCAAAGCAGGAATACGAGCGGAAGATAGAAACGGGTATCTTTGCCATTATCTTACTCTCGCTCTCGTTCGTCGTAGTCTTTTTCTTCCTACGATACAGAACCTATAAAGCCAAGAATGCACTTGCCATTGACCAACGGCGCATCAAGGTTTTTGAAGGTCAAATAGCCGAATTTGAGAAACAAGGGCAGGAAAAAGAAAAGGAAATAGAGTCGCTATACAGAAAAAAGGAGATACTGCTCGACAAGCACCGAAAGACACTCAGCGAGGGGCACAGGCTCTATACCCATATTATGGAAGGGCAAACGACAGTGCTTTGGCGGAAAAAAGAATTCGAGAACTTCATAGAATACTATCGTTTGATAAATATGAGTTTTGTAGATTCGTTGGATTCGGAATACGATACACTCTCTCCGAAGTATCAATTTTTCCTCGTTATGGAACATTTGGGCAAGACCGACAAGGACATTATGCACATTATGGGACTCGCAGACGGCTCTATCCGTTCCATTCGTTCGAGGATTAACAAGCGCAGAACAGCTTATTAA
- a CDS encoding leucine-rich repeat domain-containing protein has protein sequence MEKNVKKTLLLLTIFLVGFLNVAWAQDNQPAEPFVKMHFAGAVNSKYALLIMGAEEGEYTLDWGNGKTYKGKLHKTATRIQGNTEGQDLTIYGNIAVLECSNNQLTTLDVTKLPALTHLISRKNFVRALDVSANTELKFIYVQDSPLEQLDLTRNSKVDSLILTNNRLKELTLASHPTLELLMCTSNAQLKKLNLKECPKLKHLDALQTLVDEYDLSGNGELRYVAVGMGRPLRTLSLPQNNKIDTLMVPAAGLKKIDLSQTKQLKLLGIDNNYELSQLDLTGMKQLRDLSCEGNSLTSLNLSDCRNLVTLVCNNNQLSDLDVSGLDKLEILTCFSNDLSSLNLTGCTSLKSLDCSVNPKLSTADLPRSLTSLNCSSCSFSQIETTKLPLLTNLTCDGNQIGTLDLSAQTKLTAVNCSNNKIKQLDFSNCVNLLDVVIAGNPINGGISFANCNNLRYVSVNNTKLDACALNDMYRSLRKKRPEDEHNDLHGILLFNNVPGAAEVSRTQIATDKGWLVSNVGDGTGCQEDGIAKVGSESQLYINATDDGWVIGNLPADAREVLLTTLGGQVVARYRVTAPSLRVKAPRKGVYIVSVDGGNSKVCIQK, from the coding sequence ATGGAAAAGAACGTAAAGAAAACACTTTTGCTGCTTACAATCTTCCTTGTAGGCTTTTTGAATGTTGCGTGGGCACAAGATAACCAGCCTGCTGAACCTTTTGTGAAAATGCACTTTGCAGGCGCAGTAAATAGCAAATATGCGCTGTTGATAATGGGTGCGGAAGAAGGAGAGTACACCCTTGATTGGGGCAATGGAAAGACTTATAAAGGCAAACTCCACAAAACAGCCACGCGCATACAGGGCAATACCGAAGGACAAGACCTGACTATCTACGGAAACATTGCAGTTTTAGAATGTTCCAACAACCAACTGACGACTCTCGACGTTACAAAATTGCCTGCACTTACGCATCTTATATCACGTAAAAACTTTGTCAGGGCTTTGGACGTATCAGCCAATACCGAACTGAAGTTTATCTATGTGCAGGATTCGCCGTTAGAACAACTCGACCTAACTCGCAATTCCAAGGTAGACAGCCTTATCCTTACCAACAACAGACTTAAGGAACTGACGCTCGCATCGCACCCAACGCTGGAACTGCTTATGTGTACGTCGAATGCACAACTGAAGAAACTAAACCTTAAGGAATGTCCTAAGCTAAAGCATCTTGATGCCTTACAGACGCTTGTAGATGAATACGACTTGAGTGGGAATGGCGAGTTGAGGTATGTTGCAGTAGGAATGGGACGACCATTGCGTACACTTTCGTTGCCACAAAACAACAAGATTGATACGCTGATGGTGCCTGCCGCGGGACTGAAGAAGATAGATTTGTCGCAAACAAAGCAACTAAAGCTGTTGGGAATAGACAACAACTACGAGCTTTCGCAGCTTGATTTGACAGGAATGAAGCAACTGCGGGATTTGTCGTGCGAGGGAAACAGCCTCACGAGTCTGAATCTATCGGATTGCCGAAACCTTGTTACGCTGGTGTGCAACAATAACCAATTGTCAGATCTTGATGTCAGTGGATTGGACAAGTTAGAGATTTTAACCTGCTTTTCTAACGACCTTTCCTCGTTGAATCTAACAGGTTGTACAAGTCTAAAGAGCTTGGATTGCTCGGTAAACCCTAAATTGAGTACAGCTGACCTTCCTCGTTCGCTGACCTCTCTCAATTGTAGCAGCTGCAGTTTCTCGCAGATAGAAACAACAAAACTGCCATTGCTGACCAACCTTACTTGCGATGGCAACCAAATTGGCACGCTTGATTTGTCGGCACAAACGAAGCTTACAGCTGTCAATTGTAGCAATAACAAAATTAAACAACTTGATTTCAGCAACTGTGTTAATCTGCTTGATGTCGTCATTGCTGGAAATCCAATCAACGGTGGCATCAGTTTCGCTAATTGCAACAACTTGCGTTATGTATCTGTGAACAATACAAAGTTAGACGCTTGTGCCTTGAACGATATGTATCGCTCTCTCAGAAAGAAGCGTCCCGAGGACGAACACAACGACTTGCACGGCATTCTTCTGTTCAACAATGTTCCTGGAGCAGCTGAAGTGAGCCGTACGCAGATTGCAACAGATAAGGGTTGGTTGGTTTCTAATGTCGGTGATGGCACGGGTTGTCAAGAGGACGGAATCGCCAAAGTTGGTTCCGAGAGTCAGTTGTACATCAATGCAACCGACGATGGCTGGGTGATTGGCAATCTTCCTGCCGATGCACGTGAGGTTCTGCTCACCACTCTTGGCGGACAAGTAGTGGCTCGCTACCGCGTTACGGCACCATCGTTGCGTGTAAAAGCTCCACGGAAAGGAGTATATATCGTTTCGGTAGATGGTGGAAACAGCAAAGTTTGCATACAGAAGTAA
- a CDS encoding leucine-rich repeat domain-containing protein encodes MKKLMTLFLFLCAFAQASFISAAVKAAPKGEDGERVKKVVVHVNKAGELEDKVPENVWLDVVDTLKIVGPLNSYDLRWVRKFCGSDEYGALIPKTLKRIDLSEATFVSTGDTSESYYIFTDDLGKDRKYFVDGTKPTLLPEKLFFKCCSIESIVLPKYIRELGIGAFFRCVSMKEVIIPDEVTDIQHTVFGVCASLETIKLPSQLKTMGNYVFTYCEKLQEVIIPDGVTKINKRTFDQTPNMKKLTLPKNLQELSIEAFFGANGLEEIQIPEGITMLPEGSFGFCEALNKVELPASITKIDKNAFQDCPNLETVEMKEGLKHIAVYAFQNCKKLHDVKLPNSLETIENEVFLNCTDMSGLKLGNGLKTIGEKAFFHNHGIESLNLPETVEKIDYAAFAECLGLKRVSLGKSVAEVVDNPFLGCTALQAFEVDTDNKKYAVEDGTLYSKDYTTLYIYPNGKESKTFVLNTATKKINDFAFWYCKNLEKVEFSPVFNEFGYRAFCGCSGLNNLIVKTKTPVENPYTDDVFENVKKESCTLTVPAGSKQAYLASRTWKDFKIVEAVSDAVESVYSEKTTVKNNGNSIVVSNVASGFHTATLYDLMGRKISEAAVQSGRAQIDATGVPSGIYVVTLRGTQGSCSMKLTCD; translated from the coding sequence ATGAAAAAGTTGATGACATTGTTTCTCTTTCTGTGCGCTTTTGCACAAGCATCTTTCATCTCTGCTGCAGTTAAGGCTGCTCCCAAAGGAGAAGATGGTGAGAGAGTAAAGAAAGTTGTAGTCCATGTTAATAAAGCTGGCGAACTTGAAGACAAGGTTCCAGAGAATGTGTGGCTTGATGTTGTAGATACGCTGAAGATAGTTGGACCACTGAACAGCTACGACCTGCGCTGGGTGAGAAAGTTCTGTGGCTCCGACGAATATGGCGCACTGATTCCCAAAACGCTGAAAAGAATAGACCTTTCTGAGGCTACTTTCGTTTCTACTGGTGATACATCGGAGAGCTACTATATCTTTACTGATGATTTAGGAAAGGATAGAAAATACTTCGTTGATGGCACCAAGCCAACCCTTCTGCCCGAGAAACTCTTCTTCAAATGTTGCAGCATCGAGTCGATAGTACTTCCTAAGTATATCCGAGAATTAGGTATTGGCGCATTCTTCAGGTGCGTCAGTATGAAAGAAGTCATCATTCCCGACGAGGTAACCGATATTCAGCACACGGTATTCGGTGTCTGTGCCTCGTTGGAAACCATCAAGTTGCCGTCGCAACTCAAGACAATGGGAAATTATGTATTCACCTATTGCGAGAAACTGCAGGAAGTTATTATCCCCGATGGTGTAACGAAAATCAACAAACGAACATTCGACCAGACACCTAATATGAAGAAGCTGACCCTTCCAAAGAATCTTCAAGAACTGTCGATTGAAGCATTTTTCGGTGCAAATGGGTTGGAAGAGATTCAAATCCCAGAAGGAATCACGATGCTACCCGAAGGTTCTTTTGGCTTTTGCGAGGCATTGAACAAGGTGGAATTGCCTGCGTCAATCACAAAGATAGACAAGAATGCTTTCCAAGATTGCCCTAATTTGGAAACGGTAGAAATGAAGGAAGGACTCAAACACATCGCCGTATATGCGTTTCAGAACTGTAAGAAGCTGCATGATGTGAAGCTTCCAAACTCGTTGGAAACCATAGAGAACGAAGTATTCCTCAATTGCACCGATATGTCGGGACTGAAATTGGGCAATGGATTAAAGACGATAGGCGAGAAAGCCTTCTTCCACAATCATGGTATAGAGTCGCTCAATTTACCCGAAACGGTAGAGAAAATCGACTATGCAGCCTTTGCCGAGTGTCTTGGACTGAAGCGTGTGTCGTTGGGCAAGTCTGTTGCGGAAGTTGTTGACAATCCGTTCCTCGGCTGCACTGCACTTCAAGCGTTTGAAGTAGATACCGACAATAAGAAGTATGCGGTGGAAGACGGCACGCTCTATTCAAAGGATTACACCACACTTTATATTTATCCGAACGGAAAGGAAAGCAAGACTTTTGTGCTGAATACTGCTACAAAGAAGATAAACGACTTTGCTTTTTGGTATTGCAAGAACCTCGAGAAAGTAGAATTTTCGCCCGTTTTCAATGAGTTTGGTTACAGAGCATTCTGCGGTTGCAGTGGTTTGAACAATCTGATAGTCAAGACCAAAACACCAGTAGAGAACCCCTATACAGACGATGTGTTTGAAAATGTCAAAAAAGAGTCGTGCACGCTGACCGTACCAGCAGGCAGCAAGCAGGCTTATCTTGCATCGCGCACGTGGAAGGACTTCAAGATAGTAGAGGCTGTTTCCGATGCAGTGGAGAGTGTTTACAGTGAGAAGACAACCGTGAAGAACAACGGAAACAGTATCGTAGTATCGAACGTAGCGTCTGGTTTCCACACGGCTACACTGTACGACCTTATGGGACGTAAGATTTCGGAAGCTGCGGTGCAGTCAGGTAGAGCACAAATTGATGCCACTGGTGTTCCTTCTGGAATCTATGTGGTTACGCTTCGCGGTACGCAGGGCAGTTGTTCAATGAAACTGACATGCGATTAA